GATGGGGCTCGCCTGCAAGAACGCGATTCTGATCGTCGAGTTCGCGCGCGAACTCGAACACCAGGGTCGCGGCACCGTCGAAGCGGCGCTCGAAGCGTGCCGCCTGCGGTTGCGGCCGATCGTGATGACTTCGGTGGCGTTTATCGCCGGCGTGGTGCCGCTGGTGCTGTCGAGCGGCGCGGGGGCAGAAGTGCGCCGCGTCATGGGCATCACGGTGTTCTCGGGCATGATCGGCGTTACCTTGTTCGGCCTGTTCCTGACGCCGGTGTTTTACGTGACGGTGCGCAAGCTTTTTTCGCGACGCCGTGACCGTCCCGCTTTGCCAGCGGGCGCTCGACCACAGGAGGCGCCAGGTGCTTAAGCTGATTCCGGTAAATCGAAGGAAAACTCCAGCCGTGTCATTGCGAGCGAACGCGAAGCAATCCCGTCGGTTCGTCAACATCGGGATTGCTTCGTCGGGCGAAGCCCTCCTCGCAAAGACAAGCATCGCCCTGCTGGCGCTTACGCTCGCAGCTTGCGCGGCGGTCGGGCCGGATTATGAGCGCCGAGACCCATCGCTGGCGGGGGCATTCGATGAAATGAATGGCGAGGTTTACACCGATGCCCAGCCGGTCGCCGAATTCTGGAGCAGCTTCGACGACCCGCAACTGACGCGGCTCGTCGAAGGCGCGCTCGCCGCCAATCACGACTTGCGCGTAGCGCTCGCCCGTCTGAACCAGGCGCGCGCGCTCGCCGGCCTGCAGCGCTTCGATCGTTATCCGACCGTCACGGCAGGTGCTGCCGCCACCGAGAACCGCATTAGTGAAGACCAGGGGTTCGGCGCGGTGGGAGGCGATCGCAACTTTCGCCTTTACGATCTCGGCGCCGATGCGTTCTGGGAGCTGGATTTTTTCGGCCGCGTGCGCCGATCGATCGAGGCCGCGGAAGCCGTTGTCGACGCATCAGCGGCCGATTTGCGCGCGGCGCAAGTCAGCATCGCTGCCGAAGTCGCGCGCACGTATTTCGAACTGCGCGGCCAGCAGGAGCAACTCGATGTCGCCCGCCGCAACGCAGACAATCAGCGCGAAACGCTGCGGCTGACTCTGGCGCGCAGCGATGCCGGCGCCGGGACCGACTTCGACGTGGCGCGTTCCCGCGGCCTGCTCGAAGCGACGCTGTCGCGCATCCCTGCTTTGGAGGCGGGTGTTCGCACCGCCATGCATCGCCTGGCCGTTCTAAATGGCCGCGGACCCGCACAACTCAAAGCCGAACTCGATTCCGAACAGCCACTGCCTAAGCTGCCGGACGCAGTTGCGGTAGGCGCGCCATCCGAACTGGTGCGCCGCCGTCCCGATGTGCAGGCCGCCGAGCGGCGTCTTGCCGCCGCCACCGCGCGTATCGGCGTGGCGACCGCGGATCTGTTCCCGCGCGTTACCTTGAACGGAACCTTGGGCCTGACCTCGGCCAGTCTTGGCGATCTGTTCAGCTCCGGCGCCGTCAACTACGGCTTCGGCCCTGCCATCGGCTGGGCGTTTCTCGATCTCGGCCGCGTGCGTGCGCGCATCGCCGCCAGCGACGCCGATGCCGAGGCCAATCTGGCGCTGTACGAAGGCACCGTGTTGCGGGCGCTGGAGGAGGCGGAAAATTCGTTGGTGGGCTATACGCGCGCCCAGCGTGAGCGCGACCGCTTGTTCGAATCCGCGCAAGCCAACGCCGATGCCGCCGACTTCGCGCGCCGACGCTTCGAAGGCGGCATTAGCGATTTTCTGCAGGTGCTCGACGCCGAGCGCACCTTGCTCGAATCGCAGGACAGTTTCGTTCGCAGCCGCACCCGAACGGCGACCGCGCTGGTCGCCGTGTACAAAGCGCTCGCCGGCGGCTGGCCGGAACGGGTGCCGGCGAAGTTGAGCTCATCCGTCGTTCCTGCGAAAGCGGGAATCGACCGCCGGCGTTGAAAAGCTACCGGATTCCCGCCCTGCTCGATACCTGCCGGGGCAAGCTGGGCGCCAAGCTCCTAATCATGATGGAAAAACTCGAAACCACGTGCTGCATCGCCGGCGGCGGCCCGGCGGGAATGATGCTGGGTCTGCTGCTCGCGCGCGCCGGAATCCGCGTCATCGTTCTCGAAAAGCACGCGGATTTCCTGCGTGATTTTCGCGGCGACACGATCCATCCCTCGACGCTCGAAGTGCTGTACGAGCTTGGCCTGCTCGATGCGTTTCTCGAGCTGCCGCATCAAAAGACATATCAACTCGGCGCGTACATCGAAGACACCGAAATTCCTTTCGCCGACTTCAGCCATTTGCCGGTGCGCTGCAAATTCATCGCCTTCATTCCGCAATGGGATTTCCTGAACTTCCTGGCCAGGGAAGGGCGCCGCTATCCGACTTTCGATTTGCGCATGCAATGCGCAGCATTCGATCTCGTCGAAGAGTCCGGGCGCGTGGCCGGCGTGCAGGTGAAAACGCCGGACGGTCGACTCGAAATTCGCGCCGATCTGGTCGTCGCCGCCGATGGCCGCAGCTCGATCTTGCGCGAGCGAGCGGGTCTTGCCGTGCAAAATCAGGGAGCGCCGATGGACGTGCTGTGGTTCAGCCTGCCGCGGCGTGCCGGCGATCCCGAGCAATCGATGGGACGCTTCGCCGCGCAGCAGCTCTTTGTTCTGATTCAACGCGGCGACTATTGGCAATGCGGCTATGTCATCGCCAAAGGCGCGATGGCGGAGATTCGGGTGCGCGGCATCGAAGCGTTTCGCGCCGGCATCGCGGCCATCGCGCCTTTTCTTGGCGATCGCGTCGAGGTGCTGCGCGACTGGAAAGATATCAGTCTGCTCAGCGTGCGCGTCGATCGGCTGAAGCAATGGTATCGCGAAGGGCTGCTGTGTATCGGCGATGCCGCGCACGCGATGTCTCCAGTCGGCGGCGTCGGAATCAATCTTGCGATTCAGGATGCGGTCGCGGCCGCGAACCAGATTGCCGGGCCTTTGCGCCTCGGTAAACTTGGCGTCGATCATCTGCGCCGCGTACAAAGACGAAGGGAATTGCCGACGCGCCTCACGCAAGGTCTGCAGGTCGCGGTTCAGAACCGCATCATTTCGCGCGTGCTGCAAGCCGGCGAAAAGCTGAAGCCGCCGCCCGTCCTTCGGTTGTTCGCCCGTTTCCCGATTCTGCGCCGCATCCCCGCGCGGCTGATCGGCATGGGCTTTCGTCCCGAGCATGTCGCGGCGCGTTAGTGTGCGGTGTCTTAAAAAAAGTCGTAAGTTCAAAAGCTTTAGTGCTGAGCCCGTCGAAGGATGAAC
The nucleotide sequence above comes from Burkholderiales bacterium. Encoded proteins:
- a CDS encoding efflux transporter outer membrane subunit, with the protein product MASSGEALLAKTSIALLALTLAACAAVGPDYERRDPSLAGAFDEMNGEVYTDAQPVAEFWSSFDDPQLTRLVEGALAANHDLRVALARLNQARALAGLQRFDRYPTVTAGAAATENRISEDQGFGAVGGDRNFRLYDLGADAFWELDFFGRVRRSIEAAEAVVDASAADLRAAQVSIAAEVARTYFELRGQQEQLDVARRNADNQRETLRLTLARSDAGAGTDFDVARSRGLLEATLSRIPALEAGVRTAMHRLAVLNGRGPAQLKAELDSEQPLPKLPDAVAVGAPSELVRRRPDVQAAERRLAAATARIGVATADLFPRVTLNGTLGLTSASLGDLFSSGAVNYGFGPAIGWAFLDLGRVRARIAASDADAEANLALYEGTVLRALEEAENSLVGYTRAQRERDRLFESAQANADAADFARRRFEGGISDFLQVLDAERTLLESQDSFVRSRTRTATALVAVYKALAGGWPERVPAKLSSSVVPAKAGIDRRR
- a CDS encoding FAD-dependent oxidoreductase, with protein sequence MMEKLETTCCIAGGGPAGMMLGLLLARAGIRVIVLEKHADFLRDFRGDTIHPSTLEVLYELGLLDAFLELPHQKTYQLGAYIEDTEIPFADFSHLPVRCKFIAFIPQWDFLNFLAREGRRYPTFDLRMQCAAFDLVEESGRVAGVQVKTPDGRLEIRADLVVAADGRSSILRERAGLAVQNQGAPMDVLWFSLPRRAGDPEQSMGRFAAQQLFVLIQRGDYWQCGYVIAKGAMAEIRVRGIEAFRAGIAAIAPFLGDRVEVLRDWKDISLLSVRVDRLKQWYREGLLCIGDAAHAMSPVGGVGINLAIQDAVAAANQIAGPLRLGKLGVDHLRRVQRRRELPTRLTQGLQVAVQNRIISRVLQAGEKLKPPPVLRLFARFPILRRIPARLIGMGFRPEHVAAR